One Drosophila kikkawai strain 14028-0561.14 chromosome 3L, DkikHiC1v2, whole genome shotgun sequence genomic window carries:
- the LOC108078829 gene encoding uncharacterized protein isoform X2, translated as MTDLDLPKHFSSSCQAVTASTARGVADFPNPRYLTISIHKPDTFLSAMEGQQRNHRRGARPSVGYLLFQYQSELTRRHAEPTRLSRTKINIIDGLVSRTIRHLKHCSVEELQACKRGLVYKEQLRDQLKGMRRRRSSAAPNTSQNSSSKTSKTVAAKAPSTPPKPKTSEGGRPKVSIFGPEIFV; from the exons ATGACGGATCTGGATTTACCGAAGCACTTCAG CTCAAGCTGCCAAGCAGTCACAGCAAGCACAGCTCGCGGAGTTGCAGATTTTCCGAATCCACGATATCTCACCATATCCATCCACAAACCGGACACATTCTTGTCAGCAATGGAAGGCCAGCAGCGCAACCACCGACGCGGAGCTCGTCCGAGCGTGGGCTACTTGCTCTTCCAGTATCAGAGCGAGCTGACCCGTCGCCACGCGGAGCCCACGCGCCTGTCCCGCACCAAGATCAACATCATTGACGGCCTGGTATCCCGCACCATCCGCCACCTGAAGCACTGCAGCGTGGAGGAGCTGCAAGCCTGCAAGCGGGGTCTCGTCTACAAGGAACAGCTCCGTGATCAACTTAAGGGAATGCGTCGCCGTCGCTCCTCCGCTGCCCCCAACACTAGTCAGAACAGTAGCTCCAAGACCTCCAAAACTGTGGCCGCCAAGGCTCCTAGCACTCCACCCAAACCCAAAACCTCCGAAGGTGGTCGTCCAAAGGTCTCCATCTTCGGACCAGAGATATTTGTCTGA
- the LOC108078647 gene encoding mitochondrial 2-oxoglutarate/malate carrier protein, with product MALFYGVEKQKTVPTYMKYLMCGSSAMLATTLTQPLDLVKTRMQLSGTLGIKEYKTSWDVLSRVFKSEGMLSLYNGLGAGLLRQATYTTAKMGLYQLEMDWYRRSYDTDPSLVGCMAMGIIAGGFGAMFGNPADVAMVRMMADNRLPSSERRNYKNVGDAFVRIVKDEGVLTLWRGCLPTVGRAMVVNMVQLASYSQLKKQFRGHLEEGWTLQFGAGMVAGLLSTAASLPLDLAKTRIQQMRLIEGKPEYSGTIDVLMKVLKNEGFLALWKGFTPQLCRTAPHTLLSFVFLEQMNKAYTKHVIGESSSDDSA from the coding sequence ATGGCCCTCTTTTACGGCGTTGAGAAGCAGAAGACGGTACCCACGTACATGAAGTACCTGATGTGCGGGTCATCCGCCATGCTGGCCACGACCCTCACCCAGCCGCTTGACCTTGTCAAGACCCGCATGCAGTTGTCCGGCACTCTGGGAATTAAGGAGTACAAGACCTCCTGGGATGTCCTCTCGCGAGTATTCAAGAGCGAGGGCATGCTATCGTTGTACAACGGCCTCGGAGCTGGCTTGCTGCGACAGGCCACCTATACCACTGCCAAGATGGGGCTCTACCAGTTGGAAATGGACTGGTACCGCAGGAGCTACGACACCGATCCATCCCTGGTGGGTTGCATGGCCATGGGCATTATCGCTGGCGGCTTCGGCGCAATGTTCGGCAATCCGGCGGATGTGGCAATGGTCCGCATGATGGCCGACAACCGTCTGCCGTCGTCGGAGAGACGCAACTATAAGAACGTGGGTGATGCTTTTGTACGGATCGTGAAGGACGAGGGCGTGCTCACGCTCTGGCGCGGATGCCTGCCCACCGTAGGCCGTGCCATGGTTGTCAATATGGTCCAGCTGGCCTCGTATTCCCAGCTGAAGAAACAGTTCCGCGGTCATCTGGAGGAGGGCTGGACCCTGCAGTTTGGCGCCGGCATGGTGGCCGGTCTGCTGTCCACAGCGGCCTCCCTGCCACTGGACTTGGCCAAGACACGCATCCAGCAGATGCGGCTTATCGAGGGCAAGCCGGAGTACAGCGGCACCATCGACGTGCTGATGAAGGTGCTGAAAAACGAGGGATTCCTGGCCTTGTGGAAGGGGTTCACTCCGCAACTTTGCCGCACTGCTCCACACACCCTGCTCTCCTTTGTGTTCCTGGAGCAGATGAACAAGGCCTACACAAAGCACGTCATTGGAGAGTCCTCTTCAGACGATTCCGCCTAA
- the LOC108078654 gene encoding mitochondrial 2-oxoglutarate/malate carrier protein produces MALLRPVDNKTIPSYMMYVNGGLAGMMATCIVQPLDLVKVRMQLAVGEHKNTVDCFTRVIKAEGFTALYSGLTASLMRQATYTTARMGFYQMEVEKYKKRYAQAPTVWASMGMGMMAGAIGAIIGNPAEVALIRMMADNRLPPAERRNYKNVVDAFVRIVGEEGVLNLWRGCTPTIGRAMIVNMVQLASYSQLKAAFAPHVPDGIPLHICSAMCSGLLTTITSLPLDIAKTRIQEQKTLKYSGTIDVLVKVTTQEGLLSLWKGFTPYLCRLGPHTVFSFIFLEQLARAYKKFVLGDDSGSSI; encoded by the coding sequence ATGGCTCTTCTGCGCCCCGTTGATAATAAGACAATTCCGTCTTACATGATGTATGTCAATGGCGGCCTGGCCGGGATGATGGCAACGTGCATTGTGCAACCGCTGGACTTGGTCAAGGTCAGGATGCAGCTCGCTGTGGGGGAGCACAAGAACACCGTCGATTGCTTTACGCGGGTGATAAAGGCCGAGGGATTCACGGCCCTGTACAGCGGCCTGACGGCAAGTCTGATGCGACAAGCGACATACACCACTGCTCGAATGGGGTTCTACCAGATGGAAGTGGAGAAGTACAAGAAGAGGTACGCCCAAGCGCCAACCGTCTGGGCCAGCATGGGCATGGGAATGATGGCCGGGGCTATTGGGGCCATAATCGGAAATCCGGCGGAGGTGGCGCTCATTCGCATGATGGCTGACAACCGTTTGCCGCCGGCAGAGAGGCGCAACTACAAGAACGTGGTCGATGCCTTCGTGCGGATCGTCGGGGAAGAGGGCGTACTCAATCTCTGGCGAGGCTGCACGCCCACCATAGGCCGAGCCATGATCGTCAACATGGTTCAACTGGCGTCGTATTCACAGCTTAAGGCAGCCTTTGCTCCGCATGTGCCCGATGGTATCCCGCTTCACATCTGCTCCGCCATGTGTTCCGGCCTGTTGACCACAATTACCTCCCTGCCCCTGGACATAGCCAAGACACGTATACAGGAGCAGAAGACCCTTAAATACAGTGGCACCATTGACGTCCTGGTTAAGGTGACCACGCAGGAGGGTCTCCTGTCCTTATGGAAGGGATTTACTCCATATCTGTGTCGCCTTGGTCCGCACACAGTCTTCTCCTTCATCTTCCTGGAGCAGCTGGCGAGGGcctataaaaaatttgtactGGGCGACGACTCCGGCTCATCTATCTGA
- the LOC108078829 gene encoding uncharacterized protein isoform X1 has protein sequence MSNIWKLCKGSDSKGKETDDGSGFTEALQDIIHSSSCQAVTASTARGVADFPNPRYLTISIHKPDTFLSAMEGQQRNHRRGARPSVGYLLFQYQSELTRRHAEPTRLSRTKINIIDGLVSRTIRHLKHCSVEELQACKRGLVYKEQLRDQLKGMRRRRSSAAPNTSQNSSSKTSKTVAAKAPSTPPKPKTSEGGRPKVSIFGPEIFV, from the exons ATGTCAAACATTTGGAAACTTTGCAAGGGATCTGATTCGAAGGGAAAAGAAACGGATGACGGATCTGGATTTACCGAAGCACTTCAG GACATCATTCACAGCTCAAGCTGCCAAGCAGTCACAGCAAGCACAGCTCGCGGAGTTGCAGATTTTCCGAATCCACGATATCTCACCATATCCATCCACAAACCGGACACATTCTTGTCAGCAATGGAAGGCCAGCAGCGCAACCACCGACGCGGAGCTCGTCCGAGCGTGGGCTACTTGCTCTTCCAGTATCAGAGCGAGCTGACCCGTCGCCACGCGGAGCCCACGCGCCTGTCCCGCACCAAGATCAACATCATTGACGGCCTGGTATCCCGCACCATCCGCCACCTGAAGCACTGCAGCGTGGAGGAGCTGCAAGCCTGCAAGCGGGGTCTCGTCTACAAGGAACAGCTCCGTGATCAACTTAAGGGAATGCGTCGCCGTCGCTCCTCCGCTGCCCCCAACACTAGTCAGAACAGTAGCTCCAAGACCTCCAAAACTGTGGCCGCCAAGGCTCCTAGCACTCCACCCAAACCCAAAACCTCCGAAGGTGGTCGTCCAAAGGTCTCCATCTTCGGACCAGAGATATTTGTCTGA
- the LOC108078829 gene encoding uncharacterized protein isoform X3, which translates to MEGQQRNHRRGARPSVGYLLFQYQSELTRRHAEPTRLSRTKINIIDGLVSRTIRHLKHCSVEELQACKRGLVYKEQLRDQLKGMRRRRSSAAPNTSQNSSSKTSKTVAAKAPSTPPKPKTSEGGRPKVSIFGPEIFV; encoded by the coding sequence ATGGAAGGCCAGCAGCGCAACCACCGACGCGGAGCTCGTCCGAGCGTGGGCTACTTGCTCTTCCAGTATCAGAGCGAGCTGACCCGTCGCCACGCGGAGCCCACGCGCCTGTCCCGCACCAAGATCAACATCATTGACGGCCTGGTATCCCGCACCATCCGCCACCTGAAGCACTGCAGCGTGGAGGAGCTGCAAGCCTGCAAGCGGGGTCTCGTCTACAAGGAACAGCTCCGTGATCAACTTAAGGGAATGCGTCGCCGTCGCTCCTCCGCTGCCCCCAACACTAGTCAGAACAGTAGCTCCAAGACCTCCAAAACTGTGGCCGCCAAGGCTCCTAGCACTCCACCCAAACCCAAAACCTCCGAAGGTGGTCGTCCAAAGGTCTCCATCTTCGGACCAGAGATATTTGTCTGA